One window from the genome of Cucumis melo cultivar AY chromosome 12, USDA_Cmelo_AY_1.0, whole genome shotgun sequence encodes:
- the LOC103498235 gene encoding ubiquinol oxidase 4, chloroplastic/chromoplastic: protein MTSSTAASPVFALSSFQLKPVSNTKNYLPSSFSIPTTFFPLSPLISRKSSFRAMATVVKENEEKVVVEESFPPKASPAQDGEGGNNQGPQSSSSTHGFDNWIITFEQSINVFLTDSVIRILDAFYHDRYYARFFVLETIARVPYFAFLSVLHLYESFGWWRRADYLKVHFAESWNEMHHLLIMEELGGNDWWFDRFLAQHIAVAYYFMTVFMYMISPRMAYHLSECVESHAFSTYDKFLKAQGDELKKLPAPEVAVKYYTEGDLYLFDEFQTSRPPKSRRPKIESLYDVFVNIRDDEGEHCKTMKACQSHGNLRSPHSYSDRFREDNESLCDPNEVDCEGIVDSMKKSVTSSPSITQNL from the exons ATGACTTCCTCCACTGCTGCTTCCCCTGTTTTTGCTCTCTCCTCCTTCCAACTGAAGCCAGTTAGCAACACCAAAAACTACCTCCCCTCCTCCTTCTCAATCCCCACTACTTTCTTTCCTCTTTCTCCTTTGATTTCCAG AAAATCATCATTTCGAGCAATGGCAACAGTTGTCaaggaaaatgaagaaaaagtgGTTGTGGAGGAATCATTCCCTCCTAAGGCTTCTCCTGCTCAAGACGGTGAAGGAGGCAATAACCAAGGACCTCAAAGTTCATCATCCACTCATGGTTTTGATAATTGGATCATTACGTTCGAACAATCTATTAATGTTTTTCTCACG GATTCGGTAATAAGAATTCTTGACGCCTTTTACCACGATAGATATTACGCAAGGTTCTTTGTCTTAGAAACTATTGCTCGGGTTCCCTATTTTG CGTTTCTGTCAGTTCTACATTTATATGAAAGTTTTGGGTGGTGGAGAAGAGCTGATTATCTAAAAGTTCACTTTGCTGAGAGCTGGAATGAGATGCATCACTTGTTGATCATGGag GAACTGGGGGGTAATGATTGGTGGTTCGATCGTTTTCTCGCGCAACATATCGCTGTAGCTTATTACTTCATGACAGTATTTATGTACATGATTAGCCCAAGGATGGCAT ATCATCTTTCTGAATGTGTTGAAAGCCACGCATTTTCAACTTATGATAAGTTCCTAAAGGCCCAAGGAG ATGAGTTGAAAAAATTGCCTGCTCCTGAGGTTGCTGTGAAATATTACACTGAAGGAGACTTGTACTTATTTG ATGAATTTCAAACATCGAGGCCTCCCAAATCACGAAGACCAAAGATAG AGAGCTTGTACGACGTGTTTGTTAACATCAGAGACGACGAAGGCGAGCATTGCAAGACAATGAAAGCTTGTCAATCGCACGGGAATCTCCGGTCACCACATTCTTATTCAGATCGCTTTCGTGAAGATAACGAGTCACTCTGTGACCCTAACGAAGTAGATTGTGAAGGCATTGTAGACTCTATGAAGAAATCAGTTACTTCTTCCCCTTCGATAACGCAAAATCTATGA
- the LOC103498236 gene encoding vacuolar protein 8: protein MKIPPHTDHFLLSNNLLSSLLDDIPLISIFKGKWSSIRAKLSDLRTQLIDVSHFPNSSSNPLSLDFLHSVLEALTQAASLSHKCRNPALSDGKLKTQSDIDALLAKFDSLLKDGEVLIRSEILHDGVVSSSSSRREAVRAESRNLITRLQIGSIESRVLAIDSLLQLLNEDDKNVTIAAAQGAVPVLVRLLDSSSLELKERAVAAISIVSMVDGVKHIMIAEGLVLLNHLLRILDSGSGFAKEKACLALQPLSISKENARSIGSRGGISSLLEICEGGTPGSQASAAAVLRNLASFSEIKENFIEENGVMVLLGLLASGTPLAQENAIGCLCNLVLDDDNLKLLIVREGGIEFLRNFWDSVPSARSLEVAVELLSLLASYSPIAEALISDGFVDRLLPVLSCGVLGARTAAARAVYELGFCTKTRKEMGESGFITPLVNMLDGKSVDERKAAAKALSSLLQYSGNRKIFQKEERGIISAVQLLDPSISNLDKKYPVSLLSSVAISSKCRKQMVAAGAGLYLQKLVEMNVEGSKKLLESLGRGKIWGVFARS, encoded by the coding sequence ATGAAAATACCTCCACATACTGACCACTTCCTTCTATCTAACAAcctcctttcttctcttcttgACGATATTCCACTCATCTCCATTTTCAAAGGCAAGTGGTCTTCCATCAGAGCCAAACTCTCCGATCTCCGCACTCAACTGATCGATGTTTCCCACTTTCCTAACTCCTCTTCCAATCCCCTCTCTCTCGATTTCCTTCATTCTGTTCTTGAAGCTCTTACTCAGGCTGCTTCTCTCTCCCACAAGTGCCGGAATCCCGCTCTTTCCGATGGTAAACTCAAGACCCAGAGCGATATTGACGCTCTTCTTGCTAAGTTCGACTCCCTTCTCAAAGACGGTGAGGTTCTGATCAGAAGTGAGATTCTTCACGACGGTGTTGTTTCCAGTTCTTCGTCTAGAAGAGAGGCTGTGAGAGCGGAGTCCAGGAATTTGATTACTAGGTTGCAGATTGGAAGTATTGAATCCAGGGTGTTGGCTATTGATTCGTTGTTGCAGTTGCTGAATGAGGATGATAAGAATGTTACTATTGCCGCAGCTCAAGGTGCTGTTCCTGTTCTTGTTCGGCTACTGGATTCCAGCTCTTTGGAATTGAAGGAAAGGGCTGTTGCTGCTATTTCTATTGTTTCTATGGTGGATGGCGTTAAGCACATCATGATTGCTGAAGGTCTAGTGCTTTTGAATCACTTGCTCAGGATTCTTGATTCCGGTAGCGGTTTTGCTAAGGAGAAGGCATGTTTAGCCCTCCAACCTCTGAGTATTTCCAAGGAAAATGCTAGGTCTATCGGTTCTAGAGGAGGAATTTCATCTCTGTTGGAGATTTGTGAGGGCGGTACTCCTGGTTCTCAAGCTTCTGCAGCTGCGGTTTTAAGAAATCTTGCGTCATTTAGTGAAATCAAAGAGAATTTCATAGAAGAAAATGGGGTTATGGTTCTTTTGGGACTTTTGGCCTCGGGAACTCCGTTGGCCCAAGAAAACGCAATTGGGTGTTTGTGTAATTTAGTTTTGGACGATGATAATCTGAAACTCTTGATTGTTAGAGAAGGTGGGATCGAGTTCTTGAGAAATTTCTGGGATTCTGTTCCATCAGCTCGTAGTCTTGAAGTTGCTGTGGAGCTTTTAAGCCTCTTGGCTTCTTATTCTCCAATTGCAGAAGCTCTTATTTCCGATGGATTTGTCGATAGACTTCTTCCAGTTTTGAGTTGCGGAGTATTAGGTGCTAGAACTGCAGCAGCTCGAGCAGTTTACGAACTCGGATTCTGCACGAAAACGAGAAAAGAAATGGGGGAATCTGGATTCATTACACCTTTAGTTAATATGTTGGATGGTAAATCTGTTGATGAGAGAAAAGCAGCTGCTAAGGCATTGTCTTCTCTATTACAGTACTCTGGTAATAGAAAAATTTTCCAGAAAGAAGAGAGGGGAATTATAAGTGCGGTTCAACTCTTAGACCCTTCAATCTCGAATCTGGACAAGAAGTACCCTGTTTCATTATTATCCTCAGTTGCGATTTCAAGCAAGTGTAGAAAGCAAATGGTTGCTGCTGGTGCTGGTTTGTATCTACAAAAGCTTGTTGAAATGAATGTTGAGGGGTCAAAGAAGCTATTGGAAAGCCTTGGGCGTGGTAAAATCTGGGGTGTCTTTGCTAGATCTTAG